TTTGACGCTCATAACAACTGGCAATCTGGGCGAGAATAACTTTAAAAAATTCGATTCCAGATTAGAATCAGTAATCACAGATACTGAATACCTGGATGTTGCACAAGCGCACTCTCGAGTTCCGGGTGTAAAATTTATTGATGCTCACAAAACTGCTATGGAAAAAGCCGATGGACTGAAGAATTTTGAGAACTATGACGATTTGATACTGACTACAAACGATTACCTGGATTTCCTCCCCGAATCCATAGCTAATTCCAAGGTGGAGCTTCTGGGAACGGCAGGTGATTGAATTGGCCGGACTCATTACACAGGAAATCGGGAGTTTTAGGAAGCCGCTTTATCTTTCAAAGGTTTTTCACAAGATTTATGGTACCCCTGAATTTGAGGAGCTTGCACGAAAGGCTACGGTTGAAACGCTCTCGGTATTTGATGAAGTTGGTATGGATAACATTGGTGTTGGAGGGGAGATGTTTCGGTGGGAAATGTATGAACACCTGGCTGATAAACTTAGTGGGATCAAGTTCTATGGCATGGTCAGATCCTTTGATAATCGTTATTATAAGAAAGGGAGTGTAGTAAGCGAGCTTGAAAGGTCTCGCCCCTTTCATCTGGACGAGGTGGAATTTGTTGCAAGATCGTCTAGAAAACCAATGAAGGTACCGGTGACCGGTCCCTATACTATGATGGACTGGTCCTTCAATGACTTTTATTCAAATAGGCGCGAACTCGCAATGGAATTTGCACGAGTCATAAATGAGGAACTTCAGGCAATACAGAACGTGTGGGATAAGGTTTCTAATGGAAGAAAGCTGGAAATTCAAATAGACGAGCCGGCTGCCACCACTCATCCATCAGAAATGGATCTCGTTGTGGAATCTATTAACCGAAGTGTTAGCGGAATCTCAGCAGAAAAGAGTTTGCATGTCTGCTACAGCACGGATTATCGCCTAGTCTACGACAAGATGCCGGAGCTAGATATTGATGGATACAATCTGGAATACGCAAACAGGGACACGATAAACCCTGGAACGGATGATGAAGAACGCGTAGGATACCAGGACATAAAATATTTTGCGGCTGTCAATGAGACATTATCGGCAAAGAAGTTTCTGGGTGTCGGCGTTACTGATGTTCATACCGACTTTATTGAACCGGTGAAACTCATAGAAGATCGAATAAATTACGCGCTTGGAATCATAAGTGATCCGGAAATAATGAGGATAAATCCCGATTGCGGTTTGAGGACTCGTAGCCGGGAAATAGGGAAAGAAAAGTTACGAAACATGATAACGGCAAGAAATAATCTTTCGAAATCGAGATATCAACGATGAACATTTTTCTCATTGGTACTGCAAAAAAAACGTCAGGATAAGCGTGGAGGAGGCAACAGATCAATATACGGAGCTGATAAGGTTATGATAAATATTTGCTCCTGTTTGTTCGATATATCACAATAAAATAAGAGCGAACAGAGAACAATAACCTTCTTGAAAAACGAATCCCTGTAAGACAAAATTTCACAAAGAATTTTAGAATCCTCTTAAACTTATTTTTAATTTCGTTTCTTCCAACTTTGGTTCTATTTGTATCCTGTCTTATACACAAAATATTTTTTTGTTGGCACGTTTATTTCCATGAGTATAGGGTCACAACCTCCCTAACAGCGATCTATTAATAACCATGTGATTATGTTCTTATTTGCCCTTCGATTCCCCTAAGCATCACATCACAATCGCTATTGGCACAAATATATATATATATATATATATATATATATATATCATAAATTTATAACTAAGCATGGCAGAATCGAGTAAAGACAAACCGCCAATATCAAAGTCTTTAAAGATTGTTGCCATAGTTCTTGCTGCCATCATAGTAGTGTCATTCTTCACATACTATGAAGTGTCCAGAACGGTACCTTCTAAAAAAGAATCGTCAAGGATAGTAGGTTACCTTGGCCCTAAGGTTGACGTAATGGTCAATAATGGAAAACCCTTTCTCAACAATAATACAACGATTAATGTTCAGATGTTCTTTCCAGTTCCTGCATCTTTCAGGGATTCTCTATACGGATATAATGTATCAACGTCTAATCAGTCAAGCAACGGTGCTGACGACATGGTTTTAAACGTAACTTTGACACCGGAAAACAACACAAGTTCATTCTTTATGAATCCAACATTCAACAATATAACAAATGAATGGAGAGACCTTTTTTTCAAATATGAAGGTATTAATTATCCATCCTTAACAGTTGAGGCTCTCAAAACTGTTGTTGACAATGGAACGGCAAAGATATTCCAGTACTACAACAATTTTCCTTTCAATCCAGCAATGCAGGGGATGACACATTTCAACATAACAAAGAATGTGACGCCTGTACTATCGTCATATCTTAAAGGTACACAATTAAATTTATCCCGATTTAGCAGCTTATATATTTCAGATATTAACTTTACCCTTAATCTTACCTTCCCTTCGCAGCCAATCCAGACAGTAATTATGGATAATGCGTC
The genomic region above belongs to Thermoplasmatales archaeon and contains:
- a CDS encoding methionine synthase is translated as MAGLITQEIGSFRKPLYLSKVFHKIYGTPEFEELARKATVETLSVFDEVGMDNIGVGGEMFRWEMYEHLADKLSGIKFYGMVRSFDNRYYKKGSVVSELERSRPFHLDEVEFVARSSRKPMKVPVTGPYTMMDWSFNDFYSNRRELAMEFARVINEELQAIQNVWDKVSNGRKLEIQIDEPAATTHPSEMDLVVESINRSVSGISAEKSLHVCYSTDYRLVYDKMPELDIDGYNLEYANRDTINPGTDDEERVGYQDIKYFAAVNETLSAKKFLGVGVTDVHTDFIEPVKLIEDRINYALGIISDPEIMRINPDCGLRTRSREIGKEKLRNMITARNNLSKSRYQR